TTTTCCCAAAGTGCTGAGGGTGTGGTAGCTTCGCTTCAAGGCGGTTCTCCTTTCGTTGAGAAAGTTTCCAACCCGACTCTATCAAGAGCCGGGTCGAGAACCGCCCCTCAACCTTCAACTATGGATGGGACACCCTCCACCGAAAACGGCGTTGCTACATACGCTCCCCGAGCATCGGGCGTATACGGCATCTACAACAACAATCAATGGATTTACGTCGGCGAAGCGCAGGACATGGAAGCTCGTCTCTATGCTCACCTTCGCGGTGAATCAGACCAAAGCCCGTGCATCCTGCATCGCAACCCTTCGTTCTTCATTCTTGAGCGTTGCGACGAAGCGACGCGGAAGGTTCGGGAGCGGACTCTGATTCTGGAACTGCGCCCAGCGTGCAACCAGACGTAAGGCCCACACCGTCGATTGACCCGGTGAGTCGGTGGAAGAAAATCTCCAAGCCGTTGACCTGGACAATCGCATACAAATCACGGACGCGTACCTTGACATGCGCGTTCGTGATTCCAGCTTGGTAGTCGCACTCCCTAACCAAACCCGGAATTCCAGCGAGATTGTAGAGCTGACCGAACAGAACGCGCATTCTTAGCCGCAATCTGCTCCTGAAACGGCCCAAGAGCGATTTCACATCCCCCGTCCCTAGGACTGTCACTTTATTGGGATGCGCGATGTGGTTCGCGGGTTCGTTTTCGGTTGCCATCCAGACACACTCCATGTAACGATCTGTGTGTCCGAACGCAGACCTTCACCCAAACCCCGCTGGCAGGCGGGCGTTTTGGTGTCTGGGCGGATTAGACCATTTTCAGCCTGTCGCCGCTATTAACTTTCAAACTGCACCACCACCGACTCTTCGTCCCATTTGCGGTGGCGGCGGTCCAGGCTTGATAATTGAGACCTATGTACTGGTCGAAAAGCCGCCTGTGGCTGATGAGTATCGTGCTGCTGCTGGCGACGCTGGCCGTTGCCAGCAAGGAATATACGCCGCCGAAGACATTTCCGGCGAAGACCTACCCGGCGCGTGACGAACACCCGACGGAAAACGTCGCCATCGCGGCCGATCCTTACGACATGCCGGACAAGACGGCGCCGGTGTTCACGCTGCCGTACCGGGAGAAGGGCTACCTGCCGATCTACTTGGTCATCACCAATGACGGCGAGCAGCCGGTTTCGCTGGTGCGCATGGAATTCAGCCTGGTAACGGCAGACCGCAGCAAACTGCGGCCGGCGAACACCGACGATCTCTATCGGCGGTTCTCGCGCGTCAAACATCGTGGCGACGAGCCCAGCCGCAATCCGCTGCCCATTCCGCTGCCGCGCAAGAGCGATGCCGGGCTGCCCAAGGGCGGCGCCGAGGAAATCCAGAACTCGCAGTTTCGCGCCAAAGCGGTTGAGCCGCACGGCACGCAAGCAGGATTCCTGTTTTTCGACGTCGGCGGAATGAGCCAGCCGCTGGCGGGCGCGCACCTCTATGTCACCGGGGTACGCGACGGCAACGGTTCCGAATTGATGTTCTTCGACATCCCGCTGGAGAAATACCTGACCTACCGCCCCGCAACTTCCGCTAAATAGAAGGGTTGATTCATACCGACCCCGAGGAAATCTCTAATTCATCCGTTGCTTTCTCTTTTGCGGAGGGAATCATGCGTTCGGCTATTCGCGGCAGAGTTGTCGCCGGGCTCCTCTTCACCTTGGGTTTGCTCTCCCTGCTGCTGTTGACGGCTTGCGGCAGCACAACCAGCATACAAGGCAGCCTGAATCGGTCCACGGGCAGCATGGTACAGGTCACCATCGGCGATGCGCCAAGTGACCGCATTGCCGCCTTTTCGATCACCATCAATTCCATCTCGCTGGCCAATGACGCCGGCAATACCGTGTCCCTGGTGTCATCGCCGGTCGCGGTCGAGATCACGCACCTGACCGGAACCACGCAGCCAGTGGCGACGCTCTCTGTCCCTGCGGGAACCTACACGAAGGCATCGATCACGCTGGGGACGGCAACGGTCACGCTGGTAGATTCGGCAACCGGGGAGACATCGCAGAAGACCCTGCCTGCGCCGCCCACGGTGACACTGACGCTGAACCCGGCGTTCGTGCTGAGTGGCTCGCCGCTGGTGCTGAACCTGGACTTGAATCTGGCGGGCTCGATCGCCATCGATGCCTCCGGAAATGTCAGCTTCAATCCGAGATTCATCGAAACCCACGGGCCACTGGGCGGTCCGGGAACCACGCCCAACCCGTTCAACGGCGGCCTGGAGCATCTGTTCGGAAGCGTGAACAGCGTGTCAGGCAGTTCATTCACGCTGGCGATCGGGAACCAGACGCTGACTTTCACCACCAACAGCAGCACGCAATTTCTGAATCTGAGCGGAGTCGGCCAGATCACCGCGGGCATGCTGCTGATGGTCAGCGCGCAAACGCAATCCGACGGCAGCCTGCTGGCCACCCGTGTGGCAGCGATCAATGCGATGCCGACCAGCATCGGAGCGCTAGGGCTGGTGCGCACGGTCAATCGCACGAACTTGCAATTGCAGCTTTTCGTGCGGCGCGCGGCGGGACCGGCACTCACGACCTCTGTCGGTGCGGGATTGCTGGTGGACTTCAATAGCAGTACCGCGTTTCGCTTTGACAGCGACGGCGTGGACCTGAGCAATCTGCCATTCGTGCCGACGTTTTCTGCCGACAACATCGCGCCGGGCCAATTCGTTGAGGTGGATACGACCTCTCCCCCGGTGGGCATGACTCCGGTAATCGGCGGCTTGGGCGGAATCGAGATTGCCGCCACCCAGATCACCCTGGAACAGGAGCCGCTGATCGGAATCGTTTCGGACTATTCCGGCGGCAATACGTTCACCTTGAATGTGCCGGCGGATTCGGTGTTCGCGATCGTCACCAAAGCGACCGCGATAACGGTGTACAAGCAACCGGGCACCGTGAACCTGACGAACATCAGCAACGGCTCAACAGTGATCGTTCGCGGGCTGCTGTTTGTGGATGGCGGGACGTACAAAATGGTAGCGGGACGGATCCTGGCAACGCCGTAAAGAAGGACTCGGATTGCCATGGGGGAAGAACGGCGTCAGCAGATTCGCTGACGCCTTTCTTCCTGTTTCCGATCCGCGACAACGCCGGGCTCTGGAACTGTCGTCCCATGAGGACTGGCCTCAGCGTCGAAAGCCGGACCACTTATGGCGAATCAGAACGGGGCCGAAAAGCAGGTTCCTCGCCGCGCCTTCTTCGCCCCGCTCAGTCGGAGCGACTCGGCATGACAACACGCTTGGGACGCGGTGTGCGGCACGACTGAAGTCGTGCCCTGATACGACCGAGTTTTTCAGCAACCGGTGAAGCCGTGACCTTCCCACTCCACCCGGCTTCCAGCTTAAGCAATGCGGCTACACTAGTGGCGAAATCGCTCTCAACTGCTCTAAGTTCTGCCCATGCCCTGGTCCATGGCGCGGTTGGCGAGCGCGTCGGCCTGCTTGTTCTTACCGCGCAGCACGTGATGGATTCTAAACCAGTCCAGTTTCGCGATTAGCGCCTTGGCCTGCTGGTGCAGATCCTGCAAGGTGAGGTGGCGGACCTTGTACTGTCCATTGATCTGCTTGACCAGCAACTCGGAGTCGCTGATGACCTCCAAAGCGCGTGCGCCGCGCTCGAGCGCGTAGCGCAGCGCGGCGAGCAGGCCCATATATTCGGCGTAGTTGTTGGTCTGGTGGCCGAGAAAAGTGCTGAGCTCAGCGACGGCGTGCCC
Above is a window of Terriglobia bacterium DNA encoding:
- a CDS encoding DUF5666 domain-containing protein, which gives rise to MRSAIRGRVVAGLLFTLGLLSLLLLTACGSTTSIQGSLNRSTGSMVQVTIGDAPSDRIAAFSITINSISLANDAGNTVSLVSSPVAVEITHLTGTTQPVATLSVPAGTYTKASITLGTATVTLVDSATGETSQKTLPAPPTVTLTLNPAFVLSGSPLVLNLDLNLAGSIAIDASGNVSFNPRFIETHGPLGGPGTTPNPFNGGLEHLFGSVNSVSGSSFTLAIGNQTLTFTTNSSTQFLNLSGVGQITAGMLLMVSAQTQSDGSLLATRVAAINAMPTSIGALGLVRTVNRTNLQLQLFVRRAAGPALTTSVGAGLLVDFNSSTAFRFDSDGVDLSNLPFVPTFSADNIAPGQFVEVDTTSPPVGMTPVIGGLGGIEIAATQITLEQEPLIGIVSDYSGGNTFTLNVPADSVFAIVTKATAITVYKQPGTVNLTNISNGSTVIVRGLLFVDGGTYKMVAGRILATP
- a CDS encoding GIY-YIG nuclease family protein, which translates into the protein FSQSAEGVVASLQGGSPFVEKVSNPTLSRAGSRTAPQPSTMDGTPSTENGVATYAPRASGVYGIYNNNQWIYVGEAQDMEARLYAHLRGESDQSPCILHRNPSFFILERCDEATRKVRERTLILELRPACNQT
- a CDS encoding ribonuclease HI family protein; its protein translation is MPFRSYPRRRKPSGSPELFGASREAWPQDRLIAHIDGGARGNPGPAGYGVVLQDSSGHAVAELSTFLGHQTNNYAEYMGLLAALRYALERGARALEVISDSELLVKQINGQYKVRHLTLQDLHQQAKALIAKLDWFRIHHVLRGKNKQADALANRAMDQGMGRT